The DNA segment TCACATCAAATTGAACGAATGTTAGTTTATTAATGTGAATTaccttaaattttatattgcttaaaaatatcatttttaaagtgcttataaataaaaatttcatccacttattttttaaattaatttttaaaattgaattaaatctACTTAATTATTAATCTGGAACTAAAGTTTATACAATTTAATATTGTTGGAccagagtatatatatataatctaacggtaatactaaaaaaaattatttaatttaatattcataattatatatataacatctatattgatgtatttattatatttaaaattaactaattattccAACCGTTAAATTTGAGCTATTTGGTCAATTGCTGAATCATCTAAACTACTTGAGTTTTTGTTAGTGTTGATGCACCCTTACTAAGTTGTTGTTTTCGTAAATGACAACTTATAATCAATTATTGAGCAACATataatagttattaatttattaatttatagattttgttagataaataataatttttatgaataatatgaacaattgactctaaaattaatttaataaaataaaaatatactacatCCTCAAATTATCtacctaaattttaatattaagataaTCATTTGCAcacttaataaattaaatatctgatatattcattattcacgttatttactattttcattgtctacctatatactttttttttaatttattatataatggtACGTCAAATACAACCTTCTACCATGCATATCATCATGGATCTTCAAAACCTTATCTCTATCTTCACCaccttcctctttctctttatGCTATTGAAAATAGCCATTAAGAAATTTAGTTCTTCGAAGGATATTACCAATTTACCCCCAGGGCCAAGAAAACTACCCATCATAGGAAACATGCACAACCTTGTAGGATCAATGCCCCATGAATGCCTAAGAAACTTAGCATCCAAATATGGACCCTTAATGCACCTTAAACTTGGAGAAGTGTCCCACATAATAGTTACATCACCTGAAATGGCACAAGAAATTATGAAGACTCAAGATCTCAACTTTTGTGATAGGCCAAACGTTCTCTTTGCAAGAGTCTTAAATTACAATGGAACGGACATTGCTTTTGCCCCCTATGGAGAGTATTGGAGGCATGTGCGAAAGATATGCACCGTGGAGTTATTAACAGCAAAGCGTGTTCAATCTTTTAGGCACATAAGAGAAGCAGAGGTTTTAGAGTTGGTCAAAGCAATATCTCAAAGTGAAGGCTCCATTTTCAATCTCTCTCACAAGATTTTATCAATGACCTATGGAATCACGGCTAGAATAGCATTTGGTAAAAAGGTGTATTGTCAAGAATATCATGGTAAAAAAATCCTAGGGAAGCcactatatattaaaaataaatttataagatCTTAGATTCTTTCAtcataatagttaatttttgtggtgataattttttaatatttttttaatatttactcTTAAAAATACACTATACATGTTAGGAGTCTCATAAGaggaatattaaaaaaaagtcttaaattaaaaattagggtaaaatatactttttgtttctaaaatttgacacatttttaaaatatttctaagttttattttgttttaattttattcgaaaaattttttatttacatcaaatatatcataaacggctaaattttcaaaaaaattaagaccaatctaataataatgcatCAAAATGATGCTTGATTTGTTTATGTTGAGgattgttcttatgaaattattgtcgaattgattttaaattttttgaaaaattaaccaTCAAAGATATATTTAATgcaaataacaaatttttaagacgaaataaaaaaaaagataaaatttaagaatatttttaaaatttttatcaattcttaagaacaaaaaatatactttaccctaaaaattaacaaataaataatgttGTAAGATTTTAGActcttttaatataataattaatttttactatGATAATTCTATCAGGATTTTACATCTCATTACATATAACTTTAACATATTTGTTATTtaataattgtatttttttatttgacaataTAGGTAAAAAATATAGTTACTTGCAGGAAGCTTTTATATCATCTTTTGAAAAAGCATTACAAATAGCAGGAGAAAATTATATTGCTGATCTGTATCCTTCAATTAGAGTACTGCTTGAATTGATGAGTAGATACAAGACTAAACTTAAAGAACTGCACAAAAAATCTGATAAAGTATTGCAAGACATCATAGATGATCATAGAAATCGAAAAAGTGGCAAatgtaaagaagaagaaggcagtGAAGATTTAGTTGATGTTCTTCTCAAGTTTCAACAAAAAGATTCTGAATATCCTTTAACTGATGATAACATTAAAGCAGTCATTCAGGTTGGTCTAATCaagatacaattattattaatttattaattgttttttGTGAACCTAAACAAGCCACGTGTTCAGAAAATTTTGCCggtatttattttcttaaatttttataatataagagTGATCATAAAACTTTAGACTTAATTGTGAAAAATTGTGGTTAAGGTGGATATAATAAtattgttgaaatttttttgtagCTAAGCATACATGTAGCTTCGTTGACGAGATCCAAGAGAAATATCAAAgagttgattttttaataaaaattaattattaaatatttatgttttttttcaacattacatatatacaaaataataagaatacacaaaaataaattaaacaatacaaTAATAATTGTGATAACCTATTTTTAATATgtacatataataattttatattttctttatttttttaaaacacttGTCATAATAACNNNNNNNNNNNNNNNNNNNNNNNNNNNNNNNNNNNNNNNNNNNNNNNNNNNNNNNNNNNNNNNNNNNNNNNNNNNNNNNNNNNNNNNNNNNNNNNNNNNNNNNNNNNNNNNNNNNNNNNNNNNNNNNNNNNNNNNNNNNNNNNNNNNNNNNNNNNNNNNNNNNNNNNNNNNNNNNNNNNNNNNNNNNNNNNNNNNNNNNNNNNNNNNNNNNNNNNNNNNNNNNNNNNNNNNNNNNNNNNNNNNNNNNNNNNNNNNNNNNNNNNNNNNNNNNNNNNNNNNNNNNNNNNNNNNNNNNNNNNNNNNNNNNNNNNNNNNNNNNNNNNNNNNNNNNNNNNNNNNNNNNNNNNNNNNNNNNNNNNNNNNNNNNNNNNNNNNNNNNNNNNNNNNNNNNNNNNNNNNNNNNNNNNNNNNNNNNNNNNNNNNNNNNNNNNNNNNNNNNNNNNNNNNNNNNNNNNNNNNNNNNNNNNNNNNNNNNNNNNNNNNNNNNNNNNNNNNNNNNNNNNNNNNNNNNNNNNNNNNNNNNNNNNNNNNNNNNNNNNNNNNNNNNNNNNNNNNNNNNNNNNNNNNNNNNNNNNNNNNNNNNNNNNNNNNNNNNNNNNNNNNNNNNNNNNNNNNNNNNNNNNNNNNNNNNNNNNNNNNNNNNNNNNNNNNNNNNNNNNNNNNNNNNNNNNNNNNNNNNNNNNNNNNNNNNNNNNNNNNNNNNNNNNNNNNNNNNNNNNNNNNNNNNNNNNNNNNNNNNNNNNNNNNNNNNNNNNNNNNNNNNNNNNNNNNNNNNNNNNNNNNNNNNNNNNNNNNNNNNNNNNNNNNNNNNNNNNNNNNNNNNNNNNNNNNNNNNNNNNNNNNNNNNNNNNNNNNNNNNNNNNNNNNNNNNNNNNNNNNNNNNNNNNNNNNNNNNNNNNNNNNNNNNNNNNNNNNNNNNNNNNNNNNNNNNNNNNNNNNNNNNNNNNNNNNNNNNNNNNNNNNNNNNNNNNNNNNNNNNNNNNNNNNNNNNNNNNNNNNNNNNNNCAAAATGCATCAAAAGTTTTGacaacttaattttttataatttttttatactaataaaattattaattcctTAACATGTTTGTTAGCAGaacttttattataattaatttatttgtaggACATATTTACTGGTGGTGGAGAAACATCCTCAGCAGTTGTGGAATGGGCAATGGCTGAAATGATAAAGAAACCAAAAGTGATGGAAGCTGCACAAGCTGAAGTTAGAAGAGTTTATGGTAGCAAAGGGTATGTGGATGAATCACAATTGCACCACCTGACATACCTTAAGTCTATCATCAAAGAAACCTTAAGGTTACATCCATCTGTGCCGTTGTTAGTTCCTAGAGAGAACAAAGTACCGTGCCAAATCAAAGGGTACCAAATTCCAGCCAATTCTAGAATTGTTATCAATGCTTGGGCCATTGGAAGAGATCCAAGGTATTGGGTTGATGCCATGGAATTTAAGCCTGAGAGGTTTGTTGATAATTATTCAATTGATAATAGAGGCACAAACTTTGAGTATATTCCATTTGGTGGTGGAAGAAGAATGTGTCCCGGGATTGCATTTGCTACACCAAACATGGAGTTACCACTTGCTCAACTTCTTTACCATTTTGATTGGAAGCTTCCCAATGGAATCAAGAATGAGGAACTTGATATGACCGAGTTGTTTAAGATCActataagaagaaaaaatgatCTCTGCTTAATTCCTATTATTGTCAAAGATATGCATAAAGATAACAATGTAATCAGTTAGAATTATTAGTTACATGTAGTTAGCCTTGGTGGTTTGGTTAGGTAATTCTATTTGGTTAAGGCTAAACTTTCCTATGGTCAATAACACAATTTCCATTTCCTTCTTTACTAATATATGATCAAATAGttctttctcttatttcttaCAC comes from the Arachis duranensis cultivar V14167 chromosome 7, aradu.V14167.gnm2.J7QH, whole genome shotgun sequence genome and includes:
- the LOC107496280 gene encoding cytochrome P450 71D10 isoform X2, which translates into the protein MDLQNLISIFTTFLFLFMLLKIAIKKFSSSKDITNLPPGPRKLPIIGNMHNLVGSMPHECLRNLASKYGPLMHLKLGEVSHIIVTSPEMAQEIMKTQDLNFCDRPNVLFARVLNYNGTDIAFAPYGEYWRHVRKICTVELLTAKRVQSFRHIREAEVLELVKAISQSEGSIFNLSHKILSMTYGITARIAFGKKYSYLQEAFISSFEKALQIAGENYIADLYPSIRVLLELMSRYKTKLKELHKKSDKVLQDIIDDHRNRKSGKCKEEEGSEDLVDVLLKFQQKDSEYPLTDDNIKAVIQDIFTGGGETSSAVVEWAMAEMIKKPKVMEAAQAEVRRVYGSKGYVDESQLHHLTYLKSIIKETLRLHPSVPLLVPRENKVPCQIKGYQIPANSRIVINAWAIGRDPRYWVDAMEFKPERFVDNYSIDNRGTNFEYIPFGGGRRMCPGIAFATPNMELPLAQLLYHFDWKLPNGIKNEELDMTELFKITIRRKNDLCLIPIIVKDMHKDNNVIS
- the LOC107496280 gene encoding cytochrome P450 71D10 isoform X1 — translated: MDLQNLISIFTTFLFLFMLLKIAIKKFSSSKDITNLPPGPRKLPIIGNMHNLVGSMPHECLRNLASKYGPLMHLKLGEVSHIIVTSPEMAQEIMKTHDLNFCDRPNLLLARVMNYNRTGIVFAPYGEYWRQVRKICTMELLTVKCVQSFRHIREAEVLELVKAISQSEGSIFNLSHKILSMTYGITARIAFGKKYSYLQEAFISSFEKALQIAGENYIADLYPSIRVLLELMSRYKTKLKELHKKSDKVLQDIIDDHRNRKSGKCKEEEGSEDLVDVLLKFQQKDSEYPLTDDNIKAVIQDIFTGGGETSSAVVEWAMAEMIKKPKVMEAAQAEVRRVYGSKGYVDESQLHHLTYLKSIIKETLRLHPSVPLLVPRENKVPCQIKGYQIPANSRIVINAWAIGRDPRYWVDAMEFKPERFVDNYSIDNRGTNFEYIPFGGGRRMCPGIAFATPNMELPLAQLLYHFDWKLPNGIKNEELDMTELFKITIRRKNDLCLIPIIVKDMHKDNNVIS